Within the Oncorhynchus masou masou isolate Uvic2021 chromosome 1, UVic_Omas_1.1, whole genome shotgun sequence genome, the region GTCTCGGGGCATTTTTTCAGTCAAGTTAGCAAACCATAAAAAATGTCATGCTATATTTGCAGTATAAAACATTCAGTGGGATATATAGTATAGCCTATCAATCAACTGCAAAGCATACATAGTAAGTCATCAGATCAGAGTTTGTGATTAAGATAAGTAGGTTGGTTGACTTCCTTCAGCAATCACTCACCCTCCAGCAGGACTGTCTTCTCCACGGTTTGCTGTTATAGTTGCCACTTCCAGTGAAGGTTAAAGACACAAATTCCTTCCTTGATGGTGAGTGCATGTCTCCAGCCTACCCCACAGTGAAGTCATAGACTCTATGCTAGAGGAGGAAAGTAGGCTGCAAATTAGAAATTACAGCAGAGGCAACACAACCTCCCTTCTCTAATTATACAAACTCAACTGTAGAGAGATGTACTTTAATAGATCAAATGACTTTCAATATGGAGGACACATAAATAGGACTAAATGTTTGTAGGATATAGAATACAATTATGATGTTGCTTCAATTGACAAATAAGGCATAATATCTGAAAACAAAGCAATGCAGTTTCATTTACAAACCTTTTATTGATAATAATGACATGTTTGAAAATATTCCTGTCAATCACAGCCAATTATTGTTAATGAGTACTTGACtggtcctttgtagctcagttggtagagcatggcacttgtaatgtcagggtagtgggttcgatttccgggaccacccatacgtaaaatgtaGACACACATCGCTTtggtaagtcgctttggataaaagtgttggctaaatggcatatattattgtTATATTTACATTATTGTCACTGTCTTTCCTTATTTGCAGCCTGCCAATTGACCTAACTATTGAAAATATTGCTTACATTTGTTCCCAAACAAGTCAAATTAGCTTCGAAAGGAAAGAAATGACTTTTAAGATACTGTATGCCAGCTGATGAGAGGTAGCTAGCAGATTGTCACGGGCTAATGTGATGCTCAGGGTAGGTACTGTTTGGCGTAGGGACACATTCTTCATGTATCTATTACTGTAGTTAGGCTTAGTCTACCTGTATTCTATAGCTTTAGTGATGTGTTGTATAGATTCCATAATCCGGACATGAGCGAGTGCTCAGCTGGTTCTCAACACTGTGTGCACCCATATGTGCGCTGAAATCAACAGCCACCTCgttcctctcagcagcctccactggttcccaaactttttttcACTCGGCCCCCTTCCAACATTGGGGAACATCCATTCATTGGGAAGGCAGATCAAGTGTTTCTTTTCAAAAGCAAATCACTTTTGTATGAGAAAACATAAAAACCTACTAATTACGTCACGTTTGTGTTGAGCAGACTGTGGGCTTTGAACAGTGCACCTTGTTCATGCCAGGGAGCAGCCCGGTTCCAAAATGAACGCAATCAACTTTCACCCGGTGCAAAACGCCTACACGGTTCAGATTAATCAAATCCCCTCATTGAGACAGGTGGATGACCACCCCAAAGTGCTGCATGCCATGATGACACGGTTGTtttgatcaatgagagagagaacatttgaATTAGACAAGATGGCTGCGTATACATTGTTGGATCACTTGgcacaaaacatgtattttaataTCGGAGCATTTTATAAATTCAAACCACTTGCAACTGGACACGGGAATTTTAGAAGATACATGTTTGGCCCAAAAAAGGCTGGTCGAAAATGCTCTGTGCTTCTCCAAACAGTACCTATCCTGTAACCGCTACTGGAGCGTCACATTAGCCCGTTACAATCTGCTAGCTAGAGGAGACTATGACCGAAGTCTACTCGCAACAGCTGGGATGTATTCATTATGGAAACAGTTTACCGTGTAAGAACCAAACGGGAGCAAACacaagtttctattggacaaattcaggcaggtccctccccgtttcgttccgtttaagaaacgttatCCAACAGAATCTGCGTAATGAATACGCCCCTGATAATTACGACTGAAAACATCCTCGCAAACAACAACAATGTGCAAGCTAACACAATCAAAACGTATACTAAAATAAGACGTTGATTTTAGAAATAAATGTACTTTACCTTTTATTCAACAGTGTATGGTATCTCGTGCTCTTCAGAGCTCCAATTCCAATGTCCTGGATCTTGAGCGAAGCTTGACCGATTCACAAAGCGACTATAGACCGAGGCATTACGAGGCCTACAGCCTAAAAACAAGCAGTTACACGAGTAAAGTTAATTTACTACAAACGATGAGCATGTCTAACAGGAAAACGGCAAGTGTTCGTTTAAAATGATTGCATACCTTGAAGAGAACGATTCTCTACCCAAGAGCAGCAATGCAATATCTATACATGCCACGCGCTCATTGCTAGAAAAAGTAACCTGACCGAACAGAGCGGAAGCAACAAAATAAATTCGTTGATACAAGTCTGAGGATGATACATTGTAAATACACGCCTGTCTCTCAAATCAACACTTCGTCCGATTTACTTTTAATGAAACATCAGTAGTTAATTTTCATTCGAATCTAGTCAAATCACAGTTTTCAATTGTTTCAAGTTTTACTGAAAATAAAATAGCTTATTTTCAAATGGTTTGGGTGCTCAATAAATTGTGTGTAATATTCCATATGACAATACCAATTCATTAGGAATTAATTAGTACAGTCCCTTCATTTATTCATACATTTCCGTCTAACAACAAAAGTACTATTATCTCGGGGGCACAATACAAAACATGAGAATATGAATGATTGCTATTTATTCAAACTTAAaaagaaaaacaacaaagaaaatgGCCAGCATATAAATTAAGTAAATCACACAATTAAATACATATCTTGAAACAAAGATGAAACTGAAGAAAAACGTAAAAACACATATTTTGTTTTACAGTACTGCATTGTTCCTCTGTATCAACAGAAATCAAAACATCACAATTTCACAAATGGTGATTAGGTTACTGCATCTATCAGGTGATGCAATAATGCATACAATATTATCACCAGACAGAATTCATTGACATAGTTCCTAATAATAGTCAAAACCAAGGGATCAATATTGGAATGTTTCTTAGTTTCTAACTGCAGATGTAagggtatagtgtgtatataatgACGTAGAGTGAGCACGGAGCTCATAAAATAGAGATTTAGCTATGTCTCCAATTTGGGACACATTGTTAAATTGCAGCAGTGAAGGTTAATGTGTAAACCACAGTGCTCTTCATCAAGAACATACCTGAATTAAGTATGGGTAACGTGAAAAAATAATTATAGCAACCTTTAGCATTTAAAGAAACCTCAGTCATTTAAACCAATTACATAAATAAGCATGTTTCAATATCACCAGTGAAATCAGTGTAAACAAAAATACAAAGATAATTTCTCTCAAGAATATCACTGGCCTCTGAAAATGGATAGGCTAACCAGTTCATATTTGTAACTGGTCAACCTTTGGATAGAGAAAAGAGACACTTTTTCCTGTTGGTTGGTACGTCTACTTTGTCTTAGCAATAAACAAGAATGtcatgagaagaggagagatgctgaTGTCTTTCTCTGTATCTGTTTCTCTCCCATTTCTCTGGGTCATTTCCCCACTGGCTGGTGGTTGTCTCATTGTTGTCTCTGCTCTTATCAGTCCTTAGAGAGTGTCTCTCTTCCTTTAGCTGAAGCACACAGGCCCAACAGTGAATCCAAACTCCTGTGTGAGGTCACTGCTGCCGAACACTGCCAGATCTCTCAGGGGAAGCAGATCCAAGTCCTCACTCTCAAACTGGAACACCGCCTCACGACGGCCTCCGGAATGCAGCTCCTCAGAGGGCTGCCAAGAGAAACACAAAGTACATTAAGTATTGAAGTGACTCTCTTCACCATCTCTCAACAGCCTTccctcctcaccaccaccaccacaatctAATACAGTACATGGTAATCATTATAGGGTAGTCTAAAAACATACCACGCAATCTTGTAATGTCCCCAGGTAactctgtctttgtgtgtctgccaGGAACTTCACCTCTCTTTTGCCTGGTCCCTGTATGTTCCCAGGCTGGCAGGAGTAGGTGATGTTCTGACTGGTGAGCCTGCTGTTCAACCTCAGGAATCTCATCTGCACCACGTCGGGTCCTAGATACTCAAACTGGGAGAGGGCATGGAAGGAAGGAAATCAAACCAGAAACACAAAAGCATTTCATTGTACTGTGTACACCACATGTATCCTTTGCATacaacaaataaactttgatttgattcgatttgagaATCATGATTGGATTTGAGGCTTACCCGAAAGCCTTTTTCCTTTGAACTCAACCAATGAAATGAGTTATTTGTCCCAGAATCCTTCAGCCATGCTTTTACTGGCACCTGAAGTTTGAATGTATTTCATATGTTATTACATACATTTAGCATATGTTATTACCATATTATATAAGATCTGTGGTTCAGTGAGTCCCAGAGCCAGAAGTGTGTGTTCAAGTACCTGAGGCTGGAGCGGAGACAGACAGGTCTTTGGTGCTGCAGTGAAGTCACAGTACACCAGAAGTGCATCAGCTGGGCTGCCCTGGTTAGGATCAATGTAATACATCCCTGGAACATGTAACAACCTTTACATCAGAAACTGAGCAGGGTTCCATCTCTCTGCTGCTGTACAACCGCTCCCACACAAATCCAATAAGCATATTGTACATTTAAGTTGCTTTAAAATATCTGATACCAATATTGTGGTATTAGAATATAACAGAGAAGTCTTCACATTGTGGAAAAAGCCCAAACCATTAGTGAAGTTGGGCTGGGAGAGCCAGAGCTCCAAGCAGGTGGTAGCTGGGTGTTCTTTAGTGCCGTCTGGTGGATCTATGAGCAAGTGCAGTTCTTGGTGCAATAAATCCAGCAGGGTCTGGATCAGGAGGTAGTTGGGCTTGTCTGACAGGTACATGAGGTCCTGATCAGGCAGGGGGTGAAACAAGGAGGTGTAAATAGTTATGGCTAAATTTGCTGAAATGGCTTTAGTTTCAAAATGGAAGTATTTGGATGTGCTTGGATAGATTACCAACGACTTGCCTTGAGTTGTgccagagagagattcagagaggtTCCAGGGGGGCCAGGAGGTCCAGGGAGGCCCTGACATAAATAAGGAAAAACAAACACAATATCTAAGTTAATCTCATTGCCCTGGGTTGCCAGATTGGGTCAGGAATTATTTTGATTTCATTAAACAGATGTAAAGTGTCTGCTACTGTAATGTTTTGTGATGTGAGTAGGGTCATACTCACAGGCAGGCCTCTCACTCCAACAGGACCTGCTGTTCCAGCAAATCCTTTTAGACCCTGACAATTAGGCAAATTTAGTCAGTGCCCTCAGTCAATCCCCCAATCTCCAAATAATTCATTGACAAGACACAAAGGTATGCATAAAAAACAGAACaaatgtgtgtatttgtatttagaGAACTGTTATACACATACCTTTTCTCCAAACAAACCCTATAGAAAGAGAAAATTCATCACATTAGCATTTACTTTTTTTCCTGTATAAGTATGTTTACTATATTTTCAGAAATACAAGGGTAATAACAGTACCATATTTCTGAAAAAGGACAACTTACAGGCAGTCCAGGTAGACCTGGGGTCCCCCATTCCCCATGAGGACCAATGTCTCCCTACAAAGACAGAACACATAAATCACTGTCAATACAACTCAATAGCAATCCCACGATTAATGATGAATACTTAACAGAACACTGAGTCGGAACACACTAGACGGACAGATACTAGAAGGTGCATCTTACTTGTTCTCCTTTTAGGCCAGCACTCCCTGTCTGACCCACAGGGCCTTGTGTCCCCTGAAACAGACACTCAACTGACTCAATAGATCATGGAACTGGGTCCATTATTACATACAGGAAATGTATAGGGATATGAACATGGGAATGATGAAGGCAAAATGCATCCATAGTGAATCTACATTAAGATTTTTAGTACATCTAACTCGAGTGTAATATGCTTCTTGGGATAAATGAGCTCAAAAGTACCTCCAACCCCTGATCTCCAGGAGGACCTGTTAACCccatctcccccttctctccctgtaAGTTTAGGGGAAATATGTCACATAAAATGAGCTCAAAGTGCTGTACTTCTTCAATCATATCATAATCCTGTCATAATCCTGTTGAGGCTTCAGTCAAGGTCTTACCTCTATACCTGGTCCACCCATTAGACCCTTCTCTCCTTGTAAGCCAGGTGTCCCCTTTGAGAGAAACAAGGGACGTTATTTGCTGAGTTTTGGGGACCCAGTGATTGAGTTATACAGCTAATCCTCCTGGCATTGAAAAGTGCACACAGCCTTTCCAAAACAGATCAAATAACTTACGTAAGGCCCTTGTCTTCCTGGAGGCCCGGTTGAACCAAAATCTCCCCTCTTTCCCTGTAGGCCAAAGAAAGGTCAAATCCTGATTAAAATCTGATGCCCCATTGACCTTACACAAACTCTCACCACTGCAAAATATTATCAAGGTAAAGAAacattatactgtatgttatgGCGAATGCAAAATCGGGCCAGAGTTTCTCACGGTCAATAGTGATTACTgaccttttctcctctctctccacctaagCCTTTGCTTCCAGTTTTTCCTCTATTCCCCTTACATGGAAACAAAAACAGCTTTTAGAATCAAATGAAGAATCAAGATCCATATTAGTTGGAACGATACATTTTTAACATATGAAAAAGAGACTGAATAAGCAATGGTGTAATTCTCACCCTCCTTCCAATGTGTCCGGTCTTTCCTGGATACCCATTTCGACCATCATACCCCTGACAAAAAGAAAGACCTACAATCACATACTACACTAAGTGGACATTATGATATGGCCTTTGATACAGGTAGGATGTCAGAATGGGACAGAGTACTAAATACTATATATGTAGATGTAAAGACAGGTGAAAGGTGAAGCTTAACCTGACCTTTTGACCTTTCTGGCCTAGTCTCCCCTCAGGGCCTGTTTGACCTTTTGGTCCCTGAAGAGCAAAAAGGTAATGTTGACTTATCCTAAAATGTCATCAGTAGACATTTATTTCTGGTGAAGATATTGGAATATGTGTGTTTCATTTGTATATATTAGGTCTAAAACGTTATTGTAGCACTTACCAAAGGTCCTGGTGGGCCAACAGTTCCCTGAGGCCCCACCTCACCAGGCAAACCCTAAGAGTAGGGATGAGTTAAAAAACATCAACCAAAATGTTTACTAACTTATGTCATGTTGCCAAAGACATATCAACACCACAGTTCACATGTGTCTGTGTTCCTACCTTCAATCCAGGAGATGCTTGGGGCCCCCTGTCGCCTGGAAGACCCTCTGGCCCCTGGACCCGACAGAGACATTCAGACCGTCATCTTAATGAACAATTTAGATGTTCTCTAGAAAGAAAGATATCAATCAGCCTCACCT harbors:
- the LOC135539453 gene encoding collagen alpha-1(II) chain-like, whose amino-acid sequence is MYLSDKPNYLLIQTLLDLLHQELHLLIDPPDGTKEHPATTCLELWLSQPNFTNGMYYIDPNQGSPADALLVYCDFTAAPKTCLSPLQPQVPVKAWLKDSGTNNSFHWLSSKEKGFRFEYLGPDVVQMRFLRLNSRLTSQNITYSCQPGNIQGPGKREVKFLADTQRQSYLGTLQDCVPSEELHSGGRREAVFQFESEDLDLLPLRDLAVFGSSDLTQEFGFTVGPVCFS